A stretch of Arctopsyche grandis isolate Sample6627 chromosome 9, ASM5162203v2, whole genome shotgun sequence DNA encodes these proteins:
- the sd gene encoding TEA domain transcription factor 1 homolog scalloped isoform X5 has translation MYGRNELIARYIKLRTGKTRTRKQVSSHIQVLARRKLREIQAKLKVDGGMLKEKAMQSMSSLSSAQIVAGLPAPYHPAVSHLQFWQPGLQPGTSQDVKPFPQGPYTAAVGKGVGSVASALGGTEVAPQPPWEGRAIATHKLRLVEFSAFMEQQRGDPETYHKHLFVHIGGSATYSDPLLESVDVRQIYDKFPEKKGGLKELYDKGPQSAFFLVKFWADLNTNIQDESGSFYGVTSQYESNENMTIICSTKVCSFGKQVVEKVETEYARFEGGRFVYRIHRSPMCEYMINFIHKLKHLPEKYMMNSVLENFTILQVVSNRDTQETLICAAYVFEVSNSEHGAQHHIYRLVKD, from the exons GAAGGAACGAGCTTATCGCCAGATATATCAAATTAAGAACGGGGAAGACGCGGACAAGAAAACAGGTGTCATCTCACATACAAGTACTTGCGAGACGAAAACTTAGAGAAATACAGGCCAAACTGAAAGTG GATGGTGGTATGTTGAAGGAGAAGGCAATGCAGAGTATGTCTTCGCTGTCTAGTGCTCAGATAGTAGCGGGTCTTCCGGCCCCCTATCATCCGGCGGTAAGCCATCTC CAATTCTGGCAACCGGGCTTACAACCTGGAACATCTCAAGA tgTTAAGCCATTCCCTCAAGGTCCGTATACAGCAGCAGTTGGAAAAGGTGTTGGAAGTGTGGCTAGTGCGTTAGGTGGCACTGAAGTAGCACCACAACCTCCTTGGGAAGGTCGGGCTATCGCCACACATAAATTACGTCTTGTTGAGTTTTCTGCTTTTATGGAACAACAGCGTGGTGATCCTGAAACG taccACAAACATTTATTTGTCCACATAGGAGGTTCAGCAACATATTCAGATCCTTTATTAGAA tcCGTCGATGTAAGACAAATATATGATAAGTTCCCCGAGAAGAAGGGTGGTTTGAAAGAACTATACGATAAGGGACCACAAAGTGCATTCTTCCTGGTCAAATTTTGGGCAGACCTTAACACGAATATCCAAGATGAGTCTGGGTCATTCTACGGTGTGACCAGCCA ATATGAGAGCAATGAAAACATGACTATAATTTGTAGCACGAAAGTGTGTTCGTTTGGTAAACAAGTAGTGGAAAAAGTTGAAACAGAGTATGCGCGGTTTGAAGGTGGCCGTTTTGTGTATCGTATTCACAGATCACCTATGTGCGAATACATgatcaattttatacataaacttAAACATCTACCTGAAAAATACATGATGAATAGTGTACTTGAAAATTTCACAATATTGCAG gtggTTTCAAACCGAGATACCCAAGAGACTTTGATATGTGCAGCATATGTGTTTGAAGTGTCAAACAGTGAACACGGAGCGCAACATCATATCTATAGACTTGTAAAAGACTAG